One Cicer arietinum cultivar CDC Frontier isolate Library 1 chromosome 8, Cicar.CDCFrontier_v2.0, whole genome shotgun sequence DNA segment encodes these proteins:
- the LOC101514447 gene encoding UDP-glycosyltransferase 1-like, which yields MKETIVLYPAFGSGHLMSMVELGKLILTHHPSFSITILILTPPNNKNNDSTTQLIASISNKFPSINFHFIPSISLTLKLPPHLQTLELSPLCNHHVHNIFQSISKTTNIKGVILDFLNYSASQINNILDIPTYFYFTSAASMLSLFLHLPTYHKKATKAIKDFNIDTPIELPGLPTLFVDDYPDDGKDPTSPGYQILLECAKVFRESDGVIINTFDAFESKAIKALRDGSCVPDGTSPLIFCIGPVISTLYDTDEHQCMSWLDLQPRQSVVLLSFGSMGRFSKAQLNEIALGLEKSKQRFLWVVRSELDLDELSLDELLPEGFLERTKENGMVVRNWAPQRAILSHDSVGGLVTHCGWNSILEAICEGVPMITWPLYAEQNLNRVILVQETKIALKLNESRDKFVSASELGERVIELMESNKGKEIRENILKMKISANEARGGSGSSLVDLKRLGDSWKERDSYNELSPNSPFLIY from the coding sequence ATGAAGGAAACTATAGTTCTTTACCCTGCCTTTGGGAGTGGACACTTAATGTCTATGGTTGAATTAGGCAAACTCATATTAACCCATCACCCTTCATTTTCCATCACAATTCTCATCCTCACACCACCCAACAATAAGAATAATGATTCCACCACTCAACTGATTGCCTCTATCTCTAACAAATTTCCATCCATAAACTTCCATTTTATTCCTTCCATTTCACTCACTTTAAAACTCCCACCTCACTTACAAACCCTTGAACTCTCCCCTCTTTGCAACCATCATGTTCACAATATTTTTCAATCCATTTCAAAAACCACAAACATCAAAGGTGTTATTTTGGATTTCCTCAATTATAGTGCTTCACAAATTAACAACATACTTGATATCCCTACTTACTTTTACTTCACCTCAGCAGCTTCTATGCTAtcactttttcttcatcttccAACTTATCACAAAAAAGCCACAAAAGCTATAAAAGACTTTAACATTGACACACCTATTGAACTCCCTGGGTTGCCGACGTTATTCGTTGATGACTATCCCGACGATGGGAAAGATCCAACTAGTCCAGGTTACCAAATTTTGCTTGAATGTGCTAAAGTATTTAGGGAAAGTGATGGAGTTATTATAAACACTTTTGATGCTTTTGAAAGTAAAGCTATTAAAGCTTTAAGAGATGGGTCGTGTGTTCCGGACGGAACCTCTCCATTGATTTTTTGTATTGGACCAGTGATTTCAACCTTGTATGATACAGACGAACATCAATGTATGAGTTGGCTCGACTTGCAGCCCCGTCAAAGCGTTGTGTTGTTGAGCTTTGGAAGTATGGGGAGATTTTCTAAGGCTCAGTTGAATGAGATAGCTCTTGGATTGGAGAAAAGTAAACAAAGATTCTTGTGGGTTGTTAGGAGCGAGTTGGATTTAGATGAGTTGAGTTTGGACGAGTTGTTGCCGGAAGGATTTTTGGAGAGGACAAAGGAGAATGGAATGGTGGTGAGGAACTGGGCCCCACAAAGAGCAATATTGAGTCATGATTCAGTGGGTGGGTTGGTGACTCATTGTGGGTGGAACTCAATTTTGGAGGCAATTTGTGAAGGAGTTCCAATGATTACATGGCCGCTTTACGCTGAACAAAATCTTAATAGAGTGATTTTGGTGCAAGAAACAAAAATTGCATTGAAACTAAACGAGTCAAGGGACAAGTTTGTAAGTGCGTCTGAGTTAGGGGAGCGAGTTATTGAGTTGATGGAATCAAATAAAGGAAAAGAGAttagagaaaatattttaaagatgaAAATAAGTGCTAATGAGGCAAGAGGAGGAAGTGGATCTTCTCTTGTTGATTTGAAAAGATTAGGAGATTCATGGAAGGAGCGTGACTCTTACAACGAATTATCTCCGAATTCTCCTTttcttatttattga